The Candidatus Woesearchaeota archaeon nucleotide sequence ATTATTCTCAAACGTGGAAACAGGATAAGTTTCTGTTTTAACTTTTTATTTTTTTCATTAATCGCTAGCTTTTCTTAACACACTCCGGTTTATTCGCCCTACTGGCTTTTGAATCCCCAATCTTTTTTATTTTACAATAAAGGATAAATTGTGTAGGTGGACTTTGCGAAGCGAATCTGTAAAGCAGTGCGTGTTAAATAAAATAAGGTGCAAACAAACCAGAAAACCTTCCTTAGTAGCAACTTTTATATACTGGTTCCACCTATGATATAATGGGGTGTAGATGCGGTATTTTGTGCTACTCTGTATACGACTATAGTTCTATACAGCGAATTGCCAATGCCGTGGGACAATGGTCATCTTATTTGACATCTTTAATTTACCGGAAGATATTTATGAAGTTATCTTCGCGACACCGCAGCAAAAGATAGTGGGTAAACTCCTCATCAAAATGATGAAAGAAAAAGGCGGTGAGATCACAAAAACAGAAATGTCGCTGTTTGCGATGCAGCTTCATGACGGCACATTTGTCGCAGAGCTTGACGAACCAGAATATAAAAACAAAAAAGTAAAATTAAGTTACAATAAACGCCAATTCTATGATAGAATCTTAACTCCCATGAAAGGCATGGGACTTATTGATTACGATCTCTACAAAAAGACGTATAAAATTTCTGACAAGTTTAACAAAGCGTTAATCAAAATTGGACTCATGTGGGTCAGAGAATATAGAGAAGTGGAAGCGATGTTGAATAAGAGATAGAATTATCGAAAAGCTTAAATATTTCAGTATCAAAAGCTATACTATGAGTCTCAAAAGAAATATAATTGATGGAGCAATGCTGTTGTCCATAGTTTTGGCAGTTGCGACGTATTTATTCTTTCAAAATTTTCTTGTAGCTTTTATCTTATTTGTAATTGCTATTACGGTCGGCTGGTTTAGACGTGCTCTTTATAGAGTAATTCCAAGCCACTGAATCTAACATGGAAATTCCAGAATATATTAGATTCGATTTTTTATTAGTAATTATAGGAGTTGCTTCGTTTTATCTTGCACAAATGAATAAAGAACTGGCTCCATTCATTCTCTTAGCAGGAGCAGTACTGTTCGTAATTGGAATTGGTTTTGTGAAATATAATTATGACTTAGATATGGAAATTAAAGAGTTAGATTATGCAAAGAAGAAAACTGAGTATTCTTAATTTTTTGAAAGCAAGGGACTATTGACAAAGAAAAGTAAAGAAGAGCACGAAAAAGATGTTAAAGAAATAATTAACAAATAGTATTCTTACCGCTTCATTCGCACATCAATGTCTTCTGCGATTTTCCGCAATGTTGTACAGGTTCGCTTCATATCTTCTTCAAGTTCATCAATGAGCGCGGAAAGATTATTGACGCGAAGCATATATCCTTTTTTCTCGTAGACAACAAGCCCAGTCTCCATGAGTTTATTGATGTGGTGCACCACAGTTCCACGTGTCAACGCAAGTCGTTCAGCGAGTTCATCGCTCGTGATGCTTCTGTTTGTTTTTGTTGCCTTCAAGAGCTCGATAAAAATACGAAAGCAACTTTTGTCTTTGTCGCGAAGATTGAATAATCCTAAAGAAGAACCAAACCACTGCAATTCCTCGTTGAGCGAAGGCGTCTCTGGCCGTCGCATACGAATAATAGTAATCCTCTGTTGAATCAATGCCATAAGGAAAAGATGAAGAAACCATTTATTTAAACTTTGTGGCGAAGAAACTTACTGTGCCCAGCTTGGAAGCATTGGCGTGATGCTTGGTCCTAGAAGATCCCACGCGTATGGAGCAACAATAATTAATACACCGATAATGATGGTATGGTACCATTTTTCACCGATACGACCAACAATCGCCGCGGCTCCTCCAATTTTTACCATCGCGACAATACCAATGACAATACGAACACCAAGATCAACCCAAAGATTTTCTGTGAGGGAAAGGTTCAGCAACCCGAAAACAAAACTGATGTTCATACTGACAAAAACAAAGAACATCGTGAAAGGCAACGCGTGCATCGCGTGCATGAACCAGCCCATGCCTACTTCGTCTTCATGAACAAAGAAAATTTCAACAAGACCGATAATAATTCCCACGACCAATGCAGGGACTAAAACAATTCCTTCCAATGCCATAATAATTTTAGAATAAAAGAGGTATATAAAACTTTGTGTTTGATTCACAGCAAGCTTTATATATTGCGCTTCCCTGAAAATAGAGTGAATTGTCAAAAAGAGGAAAAGAAGTGATGAAACGCGTACAAAAATTCTCACTCACAGCAGTATTGGTATTTCTGCTCAACATCACCATAGTCCACGCAGCGCTGATGGATCCAGTCACCAGTAAATTGCGATATATTTTCTTTAACCTTGGAACAACAGCAGCATTTTCTGTCTGGCTGAAATTTGCGTTCTTCATCATTATTTTCGCAGTACTTCATGGCGCAGGGATGAGAATTCCTGCGTTGGCAGAAGGACCAATGAAACGCGCGGTCGCGGTGATCGCGTTTGTCATCGCGCTTACCACAGCGATTCTTGTTCCGTACAAATTAATGCTCTACATTTTTAGAATGTATCACGCGCTGCTTGTTATTTTGTTCGCGATGCTGCCTGCTGGAATTGGATTTGTCATTAATCAAAAACTGCTCGCTGGAGATGACCGTCTGCACAGGATACTCCGCGGCATTATTTACATTCTCATCACTATATTTATTTTCGGATTGATAGGAAATATTCAAGCAAACTCTTCTCCTGAAACACAACTCTACAGAGACTTGACAGAACCATTAATGTGGGGAGGCATTCTCGCATTAGTCGCGGGATTTTATAATTTACTTATGGCGCTTGGCGGGGATAAAGTCGTGGAAGCGATAGGAGAAAAGCTTGGCGCAAAAAAAGAAGAAAAGAAAGAAGAGAAAAAAGAAGAACACCCTGAAGGAGATGGAGCACATCCTCCAGGAGATCATCCTCCCGCAACACCAGCGGAACGTATTGAGGATATTAGAGCATTTCGAACAAATTTACGGCAACTACGAGAGCATGTCATCAATGCACAGAATGCAATAGATCAAAATCAAGATATACTCATTACAGAAATAGACAATGTTTTACAACAAATTCAAGCAGCGAGAGGAACGCCAGGAGGAGTTCCACCTAACATTATTCAACAGCGAGATCAACTTTTTCAACAAGCGCGACCAATTGCGCAGCAAATAATGCCAATCATCCAGCAAGCGCAGCAAGAAATTGCAACAGGGCAAAATCTTATGAACACAATCCTTGGAGATCATACCGCATATCAAACACTGCCACAAACCCCAACAAGAGATATGTTTGAAGACGATCTCGCAGTGTTTATTCAATTACAAGACGCGACATGCGGAGCATATAGTATCTTAAATAGAGTAATGTGAAAACTATGGTAACAGCACCAGCAAAAGAAGATCATGGAAAAGACGCAGGGAAGAAACCTGCTGAGAAGAAAGGAGAACTTGTACCTATAGAAAGAATGCTCGATGCATTATATGAGGGAGTTATTACAACATTAGAGGATGTGCCAAAGCATAATGATGTGTATGGCGAGAAGAAGCCAAAGATAGAAGAAGCATTGAAACATTTAATGAAAACAAAAGAAATTCTTGAAAAGCTCCCCCGCAAAAAACCTGCCGAGCCAACAACAAAAGTAAAACCAAATCCACAAGAGATTGAGAAGATACGGGAAGTAATCAATAAATTTATTCCGTATGTTCAGCAAATGCAAAGAAATGGAGAAATGTTTCGTGCAGACTTTACAAATCTCAAAACAATGGAAGAAGGAGCAAGAAAGATAGAAGCTGCTCTTGTGCTTGCAAATGGAATGATGAGAGCATTCCAAGAAATAAAAGGCGTAAACGCAAGCGTTCAGGGAATACTCAAAAACGAACAATATGGATTTGTCCCCGATGCAGAACAGAATGTGTTTGAAGAAGCGCTTGTCATGTTTTTGTTTGAGTTTAATTCATTTACTTACAATATAAATTATGCGCTACGCTACACCATCACAAAAGAGGAAGACAAAAAGGCAGTAGATACAGCAAGAAAAGCAGTGCTTGATGAACTCAAAGCAGTTGCCGATGTTTCTGAGAAAAATAATGAGAAGTTCAGAAAGAAGAAAAAAGAAATTCTTAGCCAAGTAGAACAAGCAAAAGCATTAGAGAAAGTTATCAAAGAAGAAGAAAAAGCTGAACTTGAAAAGCTCAAACTTCTCCAGAAAAAAGCAGAACCAATTATTGCTGCAATCAAAGATGAAATGAAGAAACTTCTTGACAGCATCGGAAAACAAGATAACGCGTTCGACGCTTTTAATAAATTAGAAACAATCACAGTCAAAGAGCTGAAAGAACTTAAAGAAATCCCTGAAAAAATAAATGCAGAAGTAGGAAAAATCAAAGCTGCCTCTGAAGAAAAAGCTCGACTGCAAGCAACAATTCCTCAGTCAGGAACAGAAGCGTTTAAGAAAAAAGCAGAGCAAATCCGAAAATTGGATGCGGTTGTTGAAGCAAGCAAAAAAGAGATCAAAGCGCAGCTTGACGCGTTCAAGACAGGTATTAGTATGGAGAAAACACTTGGAAGAGATGAAGTGATCAGACTAAACATCATCGTTAATAGCACGCAAGAAATAATCAGCATCGCAAATCAGATGGAAGACACGCTCAAAGAAAAACTTCTTGCGTTCCTGCAAAGCGATCAAGGAAAAAAAGCATTCCCAGGAGATAGAATAAACAAGGTAACAATTGACGCGCTTGGAGATATTAACAAACTACAAACAATTATAGGAGAAGAACAAGAAGAAAGGAATATGATCGGCACAGTGGGAAGAGTTATGAAAGATCGTGCGCAGAAAGAAGAAGTTGCTCAAAAGAAAATGGAAGAGATAAAAAAAGATGATGCAATCTTCAAAGATGATAAAAATCTTATAAATACAATGCCACGAATTGTAAATGCGTTAAAAGATGAAATAGACAGAATAGCGGGCGCGGAACAAGCGTTAGTCAACGCGCTCGTAACAACTAAAGAGACCGCAAATAAAATAAAAACACAAGTCGCTGCTGTGCAAAATACTGTTGGCGAAGTAGAAGCGCTTCTTCCAGCGAAAGGATTATGGGGCAAGTTATTAAAGATGTTTAAACGCTAATTTTTCTAAAGCACACTATTTAAACCAGCATTCGAATGTGTTCGAATAATATTATGATTTTCTCTATATAGTCTGCATGCCTACTATCCTTCATCCCGAAAGGGAGCGAGTATATTGCGGAGGGATGAAAGATGGTAGGAAAGAATATACCTGGATTAAGTGATGTAGTAAAAGAGCGTGTTGCAGAAATGCGGACAAATCGAGAAATATTTACCGCAACAGCAGAATTGAGAGAAGTACTTCCTCAACTGTACACAGATGAAGCGCGTGCTGAGCTTATATACGATCTTGCACATAAATATAATCTGCCTAATGGATACATAGAACAGGCAGTAAACTATTATGTTGCAGAATGTAGTGGTAGAGCAGCACGGCTAGCATACATAGATTCCTATGATGAGGATGTATTTTTAAGAATAGAAGAAAAAGTTTGGCAGGAAATAAAAAAAAGACCAGATGAACAGGCTGCAAGGAGAAAGGCAATACAAGATAGTGTTGCAAAACCAGAACGAGAGCTTACGTCAAAAGAATATGATATTGCAAGAAGCGACAGAGATATATCCGCTCTTTCCATAGAAGAAGCACTTGATGTTATTGATATATTAGAACAGAGTAGACGAACAGACCAAGCAGCAGACGCAGCAATGAAAATTGGGATTCCACATCTTGCAGTCGAGATCTATGAAAGACGAGGATACTTTGAAGATGCAGCACAAACTGCAGAGCAAGCAGGAATGCTAGAACGGGCACTTAATAATTATGAAGCAGATAGTAAATGGGAAAAAGCAGGAGAAGTCGCAGAAAAATTAGCAACGCAAAAAAGAGCAGAACGCCAAAAGAGAGCAGGAATTCAAAGTATTATCTATGAAGCAGTTGCGGGATCATACACACCTGATGAGAAGAACCTTATCGAGAGAGCAATAACAAATTACGAAAAAGCAAGATGGGTTGAACAAGCAGTGACGGTAGCAGAAAAGATGAACGATCCTGAACGAGTCGTACACATCTACGAAAACGCAAGAAAAGCAGAAGATGCTGCAGAGTACGCATTAAAAAAAGGAATGACAAGAAAATTCTTAGAAATCTGCGAAAAAAAAGGCCATTATGAGATAGCAGAAGGAATCGCGAAAGAGACACAACAAAAAGATCGAGCGCAGCTCTATGAAAAGGTAGACGCGATCATCAAATATGGCCATAACATGGATTTGTATAAAGAGAGAAAACAATTTTTCCTTGGTTTAGAAAGTATGACAGCGGGAGTAGGGAATAATGACGATGAAGGAGATGTTAAAGGAGAAAGAAGAAGTAACACAACAGAACCACAGAGAAGAGAGCATGGTGTTCTCAATTATTGCAGAAGAAGAGTTGATGAATTACGAGATTGTATTCTTGTAGAAGGAGGATACGA carries:
- a CDS encoding HTH domain-containing protein, which translates into the protein MALIQQRITIIRMRRPETPSLNEELQWFGSSLGLFNLRDKDKSCFRIFIELLKATKTNRSITSDELAERLALTRGTVVHHINKLMETGLVVYEKKGYMLRVNNLSALIDELEEDMKRTCTTLRKIAEDIDVRMKR